Proteins co-encoded in one Quercus robur chromosome 8, dhQueRobu3.1, whole genome shotgun sequence genomic window:
- the LOC126697323 gene encoding uncharacterized protein LOC126697323, with the protein MSGEEAAGPPGPKALRLLYFVGAGFICTAAINKWRELERKAVLKKEQQLSPTPNSPDTVQKAVD; encoded by the exons ATGAGTGGAGAAGAGGCGGCGGGGCCCCCAGGCCCAAAGGCCCTACGTCTGCTGTATTTCGTTGGCGCTGGAT TCATATGCACGGCTGCAATCAACAAGTGGCGAGAGCTGGAGCGAAAGGCAGTCCTAAAGAAAGAGCAGCAATTATCTCCAACTCCAAATTCTCCTGATACGGTACAAAAAGCCGTCGATTAA